A single Aquificaceae bacterium DNA region contains:
- a CDS encoding KaiC domain-containing protein: MEEKKPEVVEESIWTAQEAIRKAPKLYGVPTGVEGLDELFFTSDIQEGKPVRKPLGGIPAYSVTNITGVSDTGKSLMAEQYTVMQASRGEPVAFITVESPAHFTITGIRERAKAMGIDFESIQDRIILIDAASHGRLRENIPDLLATLAHVIKTYKVRHTVIDSITGLYEAREMQARIVVRQLFNFMKKWYQTALFISQKRSGHEELTAEAAGGYAISHIVDCSMVLSKDIIFTQAQSRLYKKPIGEMVRLFRIDGCRMCGHDTRTHYMEITELGLVRIGPPLSA, encoded by the coding sequence ATGGAAGAGAAAAAGCCAGAGGTCGTAGAAGAAAGCATATGGACCGCACAAGAGGCAATAAGAAAAGCTCCAAAGCTATATGGAGTGCCTACAGGTGTTGAGGGTCTTGATGAACTTTTCTTCACATCGGACATACAAGAGGGTAAGCCAGTGAGAAAACCCCTTGGTGGCATTCCTGCCTACTCGGTCACCAATATAACGGGAGTTTCTGATACGGGTAAAAGCCTTATGGCTGAGCAGTATACGGTGATGCAGGCAAGCAGAGGAGAGCCTGTTGCCTTTATAACTGTAGAGTCTCCCGCACACTTTACCATTACAGGTATAAGGGAAAGGGCAAAAGCCATGGGAATAGACTTTGAAAGCATTCAAGACCGCATAATCCTAATAGACGCTGCAAGCCACGGAAGGCTAAGGGAAAACATACCAGACCTTCTTGCCACACTGGCACATGTAATAAAGACTTACAAGGTAAGACACACGGTTATAGACTCAATAACTGGACTTTATGAAGCCCGTGAAATGCAAGCAAGAATTGTGGTGCGTCAACTCTTCAACTTTATGAAAAAGTGGTATCAGACCGCTCTTTTTATCTCTCAAAAAAGAAGCGGACATGAGGAGCTTACCGCAGAAGCTGCAGGTGGCTACGCCATAAGCCACATAGTGGACTGCTCTATGGTGCTATCTAAGGACATAATTTTTACGCAGGCACAATCAAGGCTCTACAAAAAGCCTATAGGTGAGATGGTTAGGCTCTTTCGTATAGATGGATGTAGGATGTGCGGTCATGACACAAGAACGCACTACATGGAGATAACGGAGCTCGGTCTAGTAAGGATAGGACCTCCTTTGAGTGCATGA
- the ahcY gene encoding adenosylhomocysteinase — MDYHVKDLSLAELGKKRIEWAERDMPVLRSIRERFSKEKPFKGIRISACLHVTTETANLMITLKEGGAEVFLTASNPLSTQDDTASALVKYYDIPVFAIKGEDTDTYYMHLREVIKREPHIVIDDGADLISTLHKEFPELAKRVYGGMEETTTGVIRLRAMAQQGVLQFPVIAVNDAYTKHMFDNRYGTGQSTIDAIMRATNRLIAGSYFVVAGYGWCGKGVAQRARGMGATVIVCEVDPIKALEAKMDGFLVMPMREACKLGDFFVTVTGNTSVIREEHFERMKDGAIISNAGHFNVEIDIEALERLSVSKREIRPFVEEYRLRDGRRLYLLAQGRLVNLASAEGHPASVMDMSFANQALSAEYILRNHQDLKKDVYRVPEEIDKEVASLKLRSMGVEIDQLTPEQVKYLSSWEFGT; from the coding sequence ATGGATTACCATGTAAAAGACCTAAGCCTTGCGGAGCTTGGCAAAAAGAGGATTGAATGGGCAGAAAGGGATATGCCAGTGCTTAGAAGCATAAGGGAGAGGTTTTCCAAAGAAAAACCCTTTAAGGGTATACGCATATCTGCGTGCCTTCACGTTACCACAGAGACTGCAAACCTTATGATAACTCTAAAAGAAGGTGGTGCAGAGGTCTTTTTGACAGCCTCAAACCCCCTTTCTACCCAAGATGACACCGCATCCGCATTGGTAAAATACTACGACATTCCAGTTTTTGCCATAAAGGGCGAAGACACAGACACCTACTATATGCACCTAAGAGAGGTCATAAAAAGGGAACCACACATAGTGATAGACGATGGTGCGGACCTTATATCCACGCTTCATAAGGAGTTTCCCGAGCTTGCAAAAAGAGTTTACGGAGGAATGGAAGAGACCACCACAGGAGTTATAAGACTAAGGGCTATGGCTCAGCAGGGAGTTTTGCAGTTTCCCGTAATAGCGGTAAACGATGCTTATACAAAGCATATGTTTGACAACCGGTATGGCACAGGGCAGTCCACCATAGATGCCATAATGAGGGCTACCAACAGACTTATAGCAGGTTCTTACTTTGTGGTTGCAGGCTACGGATGGTGTGGCAAAGGTGTAGCCCAAAGGGCAAGAGGTATGGGAGCAACGGTTATAGTCTGCGAGGTAGACCCCATAAAGGCACTTGAGGCAAAGATGGACGGCTTCTTGGTTATGCCCATGAGAGAAGCCTGCAAACTGGGGGACTTTTTCGTGACGGTTACAGGCAATACCTCTGTAATAAGAGAGGAGCATTTTGAGAGGATGAAAGACGGTGCCATTATCTCCAACGCTGGACACTTCAACGTGGAGATAGACATAGAGGCTCTCGAAAGGTTAAGTGTGAGTAAAAGAGAGATAAGACCTTTCGTTGAGGAGTATAGGCTCAGGGATGGTAGAAGACTCTATCTTTTGGCACAAGGAAGGCTTGTAAACCTTGCCAGTGCGGAAGGTCATCCTGCTTCCGTGATGGATATGAGCTTTGCTAACCAAGCCCTCTCTGCGGAGTATATCCTCAGAAACCACCAAGACCTCAAAAAAGACGTCTACAGAGTGCCAGAAGAGATAGACAAAGAGGTGGCTTCTTTGAAGTTAAGGAGCATGGGGGTGGAGATAGACCAACTAACACCAGAGCAGGTAAAATATCTATCCTCTTGGGAGTTTGGCACTTAG